In Dermacentor silvarum isolate Dsil-2018 chromosome 10, BIME_Dsil_1.4, whole genome shotgun sequence, the genomic stretch tcgtgggaaaatgtctttaggccgggtgaacaaattcaaaaactcatcggtgcgtcccctcttctgagggagacgatcaagaagccgtggaaaagcaggtgttcccataggagtatagtgtacttcggcagcaatggcagccacccaccacggagtccaacaaggggacgctgcagcacttaacgtgttaggctgcaggcgccagccgtacattgccgctataaccttatatataaacccaagagagggcacctacacaaggttaacccgagccgcctatgaaagtgaggaagtaactgaagagaagaggagacaggacagtaaagaaaggagataggaaagaaaaaagggcagagagggggataggaaaaggcgaccagccggttttccctgggtgggtcagcccaagggggccgtctacgtgaagcagaggccaaagaggtgtgttgcctctgccgaggggccgtaaaggtccaaacacccggctttggctcaacccccaggatccccttttccccggacacggctaagccattCACGGCGACACGTGGGATGGTCCAACCCtgatgtgctcgggtccgtggtgtcgcaacacaccaaacgcctgctgacgcagacgcccctgcgggtaatCAGTAGCGAGAACGCGAGTAGAAGGCAACCATTGAAAGCCGTGGTCGATGAATTTCACTCACCTGGAATGTTGGCAAAAGTTCTGCAGCAGGCTGTTGAAAGTACAGGCCTCACGATTGCAGTAACGAACGAGGACATCATTTCGCTTACCACGATGTCTATTCGTAGTTCTCGGCAGGATAAGGCTAGCGTAGACACGGTGGATATCTGGTCGTTCTTTGGCTATGGTCTGCAGCAAGTCAGGGTAGTTTTCCAAGGTCACACTACGTGCGCACACGGACCGTTCAGTATGGCAGTCAGGCCACGCGCCAATCAGCCCCGAGTCCCTCCCAGTGgtacgtttcttctgacctccctgaatgCCTGTCGCGCCGCTCCCCAcctcctcgtcgacgatcgctctccccaatgcgtcgccgacccgcacgCTCCggccaggaaaactaagcgccgcatttcgcgaggcaagaactgtgCCATCTTCGAAGTGGtcaagtcctcgctcttctcctgctaacatggttgCAATATCCGTCGAAGGTGTTtgtacttttgcgcttgtggacaccagCGCCGCCGCTTCTGTTACAGctgccaaactctgccgttcgctgcgtaaggtgaccacgccgctgtatggactgtcgcttcacacggcaagcgcgcagcacgttaCACCTCTCGCAACCTGTACTGCCCGcgtgcttttacaaggcgtttcgTACATTATggagtttattgttcttcctgcctgctcacatgacgtcatccttgggtgggacttcttgtcctATCATAacgccgtcatcgactgcgcacgagctgaagttgaattttcgtttgctgtgtgacgcaccatcccacgacgctcCTGATCAGCCCCGTAAACTGATggtgcgtgaggacaccgacattccgcCTGGCTCTTTTGCCTTTGTcgcagtcgtctgcgatgccgtcaccgatgatgtggtcttctttacaccatctgacatctttatgagtcgcaacGCCGTTCCACTGCattttgcaacgcttgacatcgctGCCGGCATCAGTAATATTTCTGTAtacaatccactttctgcgtcggttacgttgtttgtcggcgaatgtctcggccgcgtggaacagcttgactcttcgttctttgttaccgtgccagacgaatctttccatcttgactTGAACGcactcctcgccctttcaacgcttgaagagtcgtcgagtgacatgttttccagttccattgccactacactaacccctgccgaacactccgagcttcttcagcttctacaccactttaGAAATTTCTCCGATGTTTCTTTAATGTTCCAGTTGAAACTCAGCACTTGCGTTGTGTCCACATCTTCCTTCATCTTCGCTTTCAGTGCGCTGTTGCTTTATTGCCGTGAATGAAATGTATTTTTGTATGGTAAAAAAATATACCCGTAACTGCATGATGTATATCATATGTGGCGATTCTTGCTGATAAATTTGCAACTAGTCACTTCTTTAGAAAAGCGAGGTTGCTTTAGGCATATCTAGCCTAAACAAAGGTGCGTAATCAAATGGGACAGCCTATTAGGTTCAAGCGCTTCGTCACTTCTACAGCTCAGTAGCTTGACTGAGCGAGTGTGTTTATCGTATTCGGTGTGTCGCGCAGAAATGCAATAGTTACTGCCAGGTTACTTTGTAAACGCAGAATATCGAATTGAATTTATACGCGAAATTGCCAGTGGTAGATTCACAACATACCTTCAGAGCGTGCTAATTTCCCGCGAGACAAGCGATGCTTCGGCGCCAAAGTCAATCAGAAATACTGATACGGCGTTGTTATTTTGAAACGTTTTACTCACCACTTTGGGAGTATCAGGTTTTTATATGCCCTCGTCGCGACAGAGAAAACACGTTTCACGACTGTAGAGCACGGCAGCACAACAAGTGCAGCAGGCGCGTCTTCCTCGTGGCCGTGTTTCAagttgtgcagccgtgcagccAGCGTAGCGAGGGGCGAATGGACCTAGGGGCGTTTCTGGTgtggtacctaggcaaaggcgatccttagagagcaaaagtgcccagatccgaggcgccgcagtggttcacgttctcccgagtggcggcgccacagtcgagggcccagctgccctggaaaatgaattgcgcGCCCCGGAACACTTCACGCGCCAAATGATCTACATTCTTGAGGGCCAAGGCGGCGTCGTGTATATGATCGACGACATTTTTTGGCTTTTGGCTGACACCGGGCAGAGCATCACTGCCGGCTTCAAGCAGTTTTAGGCCCTCTTAGGAATGCTGGGCTGACCTTCAATAACTCGAAATGCAAATTCGGTGTTACAAGCGTCAGGTTCCTTGGGGTAATTATTAGAGGCAGTGGTATTTcgccggacccagacaagcttgCCACTGTCAGGCGCATGGAACCTCCGGTCGATGTAGGTGGTGTTCCCATTCTTTGGGCAGGGCCAACCACGTGGAACGGTTTTTACCACACTTGTCAGAGGTGACGGCACCCATACGTGGATTGCTCAACAAGAAAAGCGAGTGGGCTTGGGGAGTGGTCAAGTAGGATGCGTTCCAGAAGTTGAACGATATGATGTCGTCGAACTTCTGCACGGCGAACTACCACCCACTGCACACGACCATCATATCCAAAGATTCTACTTCGTTTGGCTTGGGTGCTGTCGTGCTACAAGACCAGCCGAGTGGGGAGCGTACAGCTGTAGCCTACGCATCACGCTCCCTCTCACCAATGGAACAAAGGTACAGCCAGACGGAAAAGGAAGGCTTGGCAGTTGCATGGGCAGGCAAGCGATTTGACGAGTATGTCATACGGCCTATACTTCACCGTCGAGACCGACCACTTGTCGCTCACGTCACTACTGAATTCTATGGATGTCGATGCGTTACCACCAAGAATCCTAAGGACTCGACTAAAGTTCATGAGGTACCAGTACAGGATTCGGTACGTTCCGGGGAAGCTGCTGGCAACGGCCGATACGCTTTCAAGAGCCCCTGTCACACCAGCATCCACTGCTAAGGGAAACCAAGTGGAGCTGTATTTGCGTGAGGTTGTCAGCAACATCGAGCATGACACACCAGTTGGCCTTGAATCAGATGGTCAACACCAGTCGATGGATGGCGAGTGCGTCACCCTTGTGAAATACTGCAGACAAGGTTGGCCTCGAAAGAGCAAGGTTCCATCGAACCTCTTGAAGTATTGGAAGTACCAAGGGGAGCTGACGTTATGCAAGGGATTGCTTCTTAAAGGAGGGCGTCTTGTGATTCCGGAAGCTCTGCAGAGGGACGTTTTGGATTGAATCCATGTGGGCCATGAGGGCGTGAACCGGTGCAGGGCACGTGCCCGCGACTCTGTTTGGTGGCCTTACATAGGCAAACATATTGCGTCAATGGTTGAATCGTGTGAACGGTGTGCAACTACAAGAGTTCAGTGGGCTGAGCCTTTGCTCCAACACCTCCAATGGAGCACCCGTGGCGACAAGTGGGGGCAGATTTGTTCCACATGGAGGGACAAAATTTTCTGCTGCGTGTGGACTACCATTCACGCTACCTGGAAGTCATCACGCTACGCAACACTTCCAGCCAGGCGATGATTTCGGCTATCACGAGTGTCAAGGTTCGATTCGGCATACCGGAAGTGCTCCGAAGTGATAATGGACCGCAGTTTTCGTCATACGTGTTTGCAAGTTTTGCGAAAAACTATGGGTTCAGTCACGTTACTAGCACTCCCGGTTACCCCCAGTCAAACGGTGCAGTAGAACGGGCAGTGCACACTGTGAAGGATCTTTTCCGCAAGAGCAATGACTGCTTCCTGGCACTGGTAGCTTATCGCGACAGTGATGCTTATGATGGTAGCttatcaaaacagtgatgcgtttatttaggaatagcatcgagccGTTAACAGCagacagttgtgcctagtcaccaccagcccagcgtgttcttcgTTCCAACTCCGCtaaacagagaggaagaaaataaaaggtgatacgtcatcgaggcgaggccccgccccagCACGGATTTCTTGCTAAAACAGTCGCAACCCACTACCACTAATACAGAGACCTTaactaccacatgcctcactcctcctctccacctcgtaTCCGTTGGGCGGCGCGATGCAATTTTTATACCCTGCTATCACTCTCTCTCAGATCTCTCTCCctcagctcggcgaagctatccaggggcagatccaggttttttctgaggggggggggtcaccttctgtcaatgatgatgatgatgatgaatataataGTAATCTTCTTTAACCTGAATGTGCGATTGCTTTTTTTGCGCGGAACAAATCCTTCCGATTCTGAGCATCGGCCCCTTCAACGTCATCATCCAAAATATGACGTGGGTATTCCTGCTGGATGAAAGATTCGCGAAGTTGTTCACAGTTTTCATAAAAGTCCGCCTGTTTCGAGCAAAGCTGTTTAAAGTGGAGCGCCTGACTATATGGAATACTGGTTTCCCAGTGTTTGACGTGAGAAATTTTAAAGTGAAGATAACGATGCCTGTCCGTTGGTTTTCTGTAAAGTTTAGTGGTTAGATTGTTGTTAGATAGGAAACTGTAACATCCAGATAGTTAATCGTAGAACGAGAGTATTCATGCGAAGAAGTAATGGATGGGTGGGCGGTATTGAAATCGGCTATAAACGATAACAGTTCATTCTTACTATGAGGCCAGACCAAAAAAATGTCATTTATAAACCGCTTATAATACAGAGGTTTTAGTTCGCGCTTGCCAAGAAAGTCATTCTCCAGAAGAGACATAAAAATGCTAGCATAATTAGGTCCAATGCGAGTGCCCATTGATGTGCGGCTTATTTGAAGGTAGTGCGAACCGTCAAATTCAAAATTATTGAGCTATAAAATTAATTTCAATTATGTAAAGAGTGTGTGACTACCAATggttttcttgcgatagcaattatgtggacacttcaagcggatttctgccgtcctcgttgccgtcgtcgtcgccgtgaggctccatataaagtccaagggcgataaaatcgtagccgcgggccgtatgcgcgagtgaaagcgcgtgggggacgcgcgctatcacggagagcgatcgcacggcggaaatcaaacgcgacttccgtcgcgcgaaaggccgtgggggtatgggagggcgAGAGGCGGGGCGAAGCTGTgttgtggcaccaaatgcgtatcttgcaaccgggcgcaaggggaactggccactcaatctcccacgcgaaaggaggaaagcgggaaggcagcgcgggagggaggggggtgggcggccgcttctactctgccaaaaacgGCGCTTGTACTCTGcacggctgcggcggtcgcccgcaccgtctcttaaaagcgatctccacagggctctgacctttatatgcgctgtgcattcgccgctcagttttcattgtagcgatagaccgcacgaaccttcgctcgatGCGGCGGcttcgcttgctgccagcgttttcactgtgattttctgcggtcattgagtgtgctCTATTCAcatttgcttgtgcacgctgacatcccgcttgttaattcagttagtaagcgaatctgtccaagtttatgcagccgataaaactactatccctactccgaatagctccctacaaatttgctatcgtatCGTAtcgtaaaggaatatgtttatctaggtcaattactcacaggggaccctgatcatgagaaagaaatttacagaagaataaaattaggttggagtgcatacggcaggcattgccaaatcctgactgggagcttaccactgtcgttgaaaagaaaagtgtacaatcattgcattctaccggtgctaacatacggggcagaaacttggaggttaacaaagaagctcgagaacaagttaaggaccgcacaaagagcaatggaacgaaaaaatgtcacagtttcgccctaagggcgaagcaatgaatgcgatagcaacacagcaatgtcatacgaagtaaggtgagcggctttggtagcaacaacacgcagaactgttgtcgacgccatcggcgttttgcccgcgttagctcaaaatgcgtgcggcgttggtgactgttgctggagcctctgatataaataggcacttggtgccgcagctaaacgtcgcctcccttccctccccctcccccacggcctctcgcgcgtccgaagaaggcgcgtttgctctacatatatggtgattgtaaaggagaaaagagacgcctacttcagcagcccttaagcgagcacggcgcagaacgcgcgtttgttctccgccgtgcgttcactccccgtgaaagacgcgcccctcgcgccctttcactcgcacatacagcgttcggcgcgcggcgacgatttcatctccaaatgacgtcatacggaacctcacggcgacggcgacggcgacggcgacgccgacggcgacggcgacgccgacggcagaaatctgcttttgagtgtccatataattgctatcgcaataaaatcttaggagtaacgttaagagacaggaagagagcggtgtggatcagagaacaaacgggggtagacgatattctagttgacattaagcggaagaaatggagctgggcaggccatgtaatgcgtaggatggataaccggtggaccattagggttacagaatggataccaagagaagggaagcgcagtcgaggacggcagaaagtcaggtgggatgatgaggttaggaaattcgcaggcgcaagttggaatacgctagcgcaagacaggggtaattggagatagcagggagaggccttcgtcctgcagtgaacataaatataggctgatgatgatgatgatgatgaatttgctatcgcaattgatactccgcctttcgggcggaactgcgacattttttctttgaTCATCAGACGATCTGTCATAGGCATGAACTACTGCCAGAAGGCCATCATTATGGGGGATGTCTGTATAGAGTGAAACCACATCTAATGTAACGAGCAGGCAATAAGGAGGTCGTTGATgtccaacaaaaaaaaatgttacagtttcgccctaagggcgaagcaatgaatgcgatagcaacacagcaatgtcatacgaagtaaggtgagcggctttggtagcaatatgaattgtagtaaacatgagctgattaagtaagcaggtgtgctgcggcgtaagtagaccgacatgaagagagactcgatgaccacgagaaggcgcgtgtgaaacggtggtgttgatgagaagcgcttcccgtgggcaacgcgtgcgaagggacacacctgcagtgctgcactgccgatccgggcagcattgcatgtgtagcgtgcgttggaagatgtggcccgactattactaactgaatgaacaagcgtggtgtgagcgcgcacaaacaaacatgaatagatcacactgaatgactgcagacaacgactgtcaaaacgctggcaccttcgccgcagcgggcgaaggtacgtgcggtctatcgcttcaacggaaactgagcggtgaatgcacggcgcataaaggtcagagccgtgtggagataagagacggtgcggacgagcgacgagcgcggttgctggcagagtagaagtgcgcccccccccccgcgctcccttcggcgctggcttcccgcttccttgcttgcgcgtgggtgattgagtgcgttcgctctccgtgatagcgcgcgtccccgcacgcttccgctcgggcatacggcgcgcgccgaagattttatctatagggaacctcacggcgacggcgacggcagaaatccggttgaagtgtccatataattgctatcgcaataaaatggttcGTATCTTTAAGATAAGAGGAGAATGTACATGGAAGCCTGCTGATTATTACATCAACGTAGCGCGAAAGTTGCTCCATGACAGGGCCACTGCCTGAAACAATAGGGCGTCCGGGACAGTTTGCTATGTGTATTTCAGGCAACAAGTGGAACCTGCCCGGGATGGGACAGAATGGGACGAGGGAACCTACTGCGTTATGGCTTATTTGCTTCACTTTTACGAGACCTGTAATGATATTTTGGACTATTGCTTTAAAGTTTGTGGTAGGATCACCGTCTAGATGCTTATAGAAAGTCTGATCATTTAGTTGTCCCTGGGCTTCGCTTATATATAGTCCATTTTCCTCATGATTACCACGGCACCACCTTTGTCCGCTGGTTTTATCACACTATCATTACGTTTGGCCAAAGACGTGatagctttcctttcttctaaTGAAATATTTGGCTTAAATGAATTTTGGTTTTCGTAAGTTTTAAGGACGTCACGTTGGACGGCGGCGATATACATGTCTACGCATCTATATCACGCTGGGCCGGAGGGGTGCAACGGTTGCTAGGAGGTATTACTGGTGGCGTGTCAGAAGTGGGCGGGTGGTCTAGGAAATATTCCCGTAGGCGCATGTTGCGTGAAAAGTTGTCCAAATCTTTAGCCAATTGAAAGTAGTCATGTCCGCCACTTGAAGGACAAACGGTTAGGCCCCGTGATAAAATTCGAAGTTCATCCCATGTTAGGCTCACATTCGAAAGGTTAATCACGTTAGAAAGAGGCGGCGGGTTGTGCTCTGGCCTAGGAAATAACTGTATCGGGACCGCCGTTATTACCTGCCTTGGAAACAATGAGCGGTCCACGCCATCAGGGGAGCAAAATTTTGCACTTTATTTTCGTGAATCTCACTTACCTTTTCTAATTTATAAGCTTCTAACTCAGTGATTTCGTGCGTGTTGAAGTCACCACTGGCGCAGAATTGTCGTTCCGTATTTAGCGAGTCCTTAAACGCGTGCTGATAATGATTGTCAATAATACGGGTAAGATCTAAAGAGGTTATTCTAAGGGTTTCATGCCATTAAGCAGTATTCTTATCGGACATTTGACGGGTGGCGGCTTTTACTGAAAGGCTGCGTCCCCTAGGTGGAACGTGAGCCACTAAGTATGAATTAAGAGTGAATACATGTAGTTCGTTTCGGATCCGCTTTTCCACCACTTTCATAGGCTTCAAAAAGGCGGCAGAGGCACTGCCAGTGTTCGCCTTACGGGCGCAAGGCTCACATAGGGTTGTTTCCCTTTCGCCTAGCCTTCCGGGAATTGGTCCGAACGGTGTTCTGCGTTGCGCATTGGGGTCTAGGTCACAGTCTTGTTGCTGGGTTTCCGTTGTCTATTTGTCGCCGTGGAGGCTGGCTGGGTCCGCAGTCTTGTTCATTTGGTGGTGGGCTGGTTGACACATCACACAATTAACCGAATTCACCCATGACATTGCTTATCAATTAGATCTCGGTAAACAGATTGACGCTATCTTTATAGATTTTTCCAAAGCGTTCGATTCAGTACTTCATTCTCACCTCTTGCAAAAATTAAATGCCGTACTAAAGAATTCCCGTCTGGTCGACTGGATTGCTAGTTTCCTTTCTGACCGGTCCCAATACGTGGACTTCAGTTCCGCAAGGTCATCAATTCTTAAGGTAAGTTCTGGGGTTCCTCAAGGGTCAGTCCTGGgtcctttattgtttttaatttatGTGAACGACCTACCAAAAAATGTTTCTTCCAGCATTCGTCTTTATGCCGACGATTGCGTCTTATACGATGTGATTGATTCTGCGTCTAATCATAAGAGACTAAACGATTCCTTTGCATCCTTCGGTGCTTGGTGCGAAAAATGGAAAATGaacattaattaaaaaaaacCGTTGTTTTGACCTTCACAAAAAGAGCAGCGCCAGTAATTGCGACATATTCCTTGAATGGATCATCTTTAACCAGAGTTCgacaatataaataccttggcgtaacATTTACTCACAATCTCTCATGGTCTGCCCACATTGATCAAACATGTTCTAAGGCATTAAAAAAACTTGGATATTTACGTCGTACTATGCAGAAGGCTCCAAAGGATACTAAACTCttaatgtataaaacacttgTCCGCCCCATTATCGATTATGGCGCCACAGTGTGGTCACcccataaccaaaacaacataatcaaactagaagcagttcaaaagaaagccgtCCGCTTCATTTTTCGCCGGTATGACCGCTATTTTTCACCATCATCTGCCTTCCCTTCTCTGAACTTAACATTACTTTCTGTGCGTCGTGACGTGGAATCTTAAAAATTTTTGCACAACATAATTAACACGTTCTATCGTACTTCGAACACACTTTGCTTATCTTTCGCCAAACCTTCTTCTACACGTAACTTCCACGAGCTGAATCTTTTCCCTTTCTATGCCCGTACAAATACTTTCATGTACAGCTTCTTTCCCCGCACTATAGAAGTATAGAATTCCTTACCTGGCTGTCTTCGCTCACTCCCGATAAGCGAATTCGAAAGTGGTC encodes the following:
- the LOC119431793 gene encoding uncharacterized protein K02A2.6-like, whose amino-acid sequence is MEHPWRQVGADLFHMEGQNFLLRVDYHSRYLEVITLRNTSSQAMISAITSVKVRFGIPEVLRSDNGPQFSSYVFASFAKNYGFSHVTSTPGYPQSNGAVERAVHTVKDLFRKSNDCFLALVAYRDSDAYDGSLSKQ